A region from the Serinibacter arcticus genome encodes:
- a CDS encoding DUF3040 domain-containing protein — MPLSEYEQRVLAQMERQLSSDDPKLAQTFSGGPRRTSRVVLGCLIVLAGLGMLVGGVAQHMTWLGILGFLAMFGGVLVAMSRGRGAPAGARPTGGRAQDPRSRPRARRSCPSWTTVGTGAAIRVADPPPPAPPHRSTGVLHLAPPEPPPHSPKPRTAQRSGASSCPGCVAGLVDALPATKTLHLTPPPLTCNDAIESAACRHLTPQLWSEVE; from the coding sequence ATGCCCCTGTCCGAGTACGAGCAGCGTGTGCTCGCACAGATGGAACGTCAGCTGAGCTCTGACGACCCTAAGCTCGCCCAGACGTTCTCCGGCGGGCCCCGCCGCACGTCGCGCGTCGTGCTGGGGTGCCTGATCGTCCTCGCCGGACTCGGCATGCTGGTGGGCGGCGTCGCCCAGCACATGACCTGGCTCGGCATCCTCGGGTTCCTCGCGATGTTCGGCGGCGTCCTCGTCGCGATGTCGCGTGGACGGGGCGCCCCGGCCGGGGCCAGGCCCACCGGCGGGAGGGCTCAGGACCCGCGAAGCCGGCCAAGAGCTCGTCGTTCATGTCCAAGCTGGACGACCGTTGGGACAGGCGCCGCGATCAGGGTCGCTGACCCGCCCCCGCCCGCTCCTCCACACCGTTCCACCGGAGTCCTCCACCTCGCTCCACCGGAGCCTCCACCTCACTCCCCGAAGCCCCGGACCGCCCAGCGGTCCGGGGCTTCGTCGTGTCCGGGGTGCGTCGCGGGTCTCGTCGACGCTCTGCCGGCGACGAAAACCCTCCACCTCACTCCACCGCCTCTGACCTGCAACGAC